A region of Nerophis ophidion isolate RoL-2023_Sa linkage group LG28, RoL_Noph_v1.0, whole genome shotgun sequence DNA encodes the following proteins:
- the imp3 gene encoding U3 small nucleolar ribonucleoprotein protein IMP3, with protein sequence MVRKLKYHEQKLLKKVDFINWEVDNNIHEVKVLRKYHIEKREDYTKYNKLSRNIRDLAQKIRDLDEKDGFRAQSTHQLLEKLYAIGLIPTKQTLSLTEKVTASSFCRRRLPTIMLKLRMAQNLKTAITFIEQGHVRVGPEIVTDPAFLVTKNMEDFVTWVDSSKIKQHVMNYNDERDDFDMLA encoded by the exons atggttcGTAAATTGAAATACCATGAACAAAAGTTACTAAAGAAGGTGGACTTTATTAACTGGGAGGTGGACAACAACATCCATGAGGTAAAAGTGTTGCGGAAATATCACATCGAGAAGAGGGAGGACTACACCAA GTACAACAAGTTGAGTCGTAACATAAGAGACCTGGCGCAGAAAATTCGAGATCTAGACGAGAAAGATGGCTTCAGAGCTCAGAGCACACACCAGCTGCTAGAAAAACT TTACGCCATCGGACTCATCCCCACCAAACAGACTCTGTCCCTCACAGAGAAAGTCACCGCCTCTTCGTTCTGCAG GAGGAGGCTGCCCACCATCATGCTGAAGCTTCGTATGGCTCAGAACCTAAAAACCGCCATCACCTTCATCGAGCAGGGGC ATGTACGTGTGGGCCCTGAGATTGTCACAGACCCCGCGTTTCTTGTCACAAA AAATATGGAGGATTTTGTTACTTGGGTGGACTCCTCCAAGATCAAACAACATGTCATGAATTATAACGACGAG AGAGACGACTTTGACATGTTGGCGTGA
- the sec22ba gene encoding vesicle-trafficking protein SEC22b-A gives MILLTMIARVADGLPLAASMQENDQSGRDFQQYQSQAKQLCRKLNAQSPERCTVEARDMSFHYLIAEGVCYLSLCEPSFPKKIVFAYLEDLHSEFFDQYGRRVPTVTRPYSFIEFDTYMQKTKKTYIDSRARRNLGSINTELQDVQKIMVANIEEVLQRGEALSVLDTKASNLSTLSKKYRSDAKYLNTRSTYAKLAAGAVFFITLIIYVRFWWL, from the exons ATGATTTTGCTCACAATGATCGCCCGAGTGGCAGACGGACTTCCGCTTGCCGCCTCCATGCAGGAGAATGACCAG TCTGGAAGAGACTTCCAGCAGTACCAGAGCCAAGCCAAACAGCTGTGCCGTAAACTGAATGCTCAGAGTCCAGAGCGCTGCACAGTGGAAGCAAGGGACATGAGTTTTCA TTATTTAATAGCAGAAGGTGTTTGCTACCTGTCCCTCTGTGAGCCTTCATTCCCCAAGAAAATAGTGTTTGCATACCTGGAGGACCTCCACAGTGAGTTCTTTGACCAGTATGGACGGAGAGTTCCAACAGTGACGAGGCCTTACTCCTTCATTgagtttg ATACATACatgcagaaaacaaaaaaaacatacattgacAGCAGGGCCAGGAGGAACTTGGGCAGTATCAACACGGAGCTACAGGATGTTCAGAAAATTATGGTGGCCAATATTGAGGAGGTTCTGCAACGAGGAGAAGCACTTTCTG TTTTAGACACAAAAGCCAGCAACCTGTCCACCCTGTCCAAGAAGTACCGCAGTGACGCAAAGTATCTCAACACCCGCTCCACGTACGCCAAACTGGCTGCCGGGGCGGTCTTCTTTATCACGCTCATCATTTACGTGCGCTTCTGGTGGCTCTGA